CTGCTTGTCCCATTCATCATCCTGATGAATCGCATCCTGCGATGTCCTTGGCGATCATCCTTGAAAGCCTGTGCCAGTCCGTCGGCACACTTCAGATACTAGCGATTTCCCCAGCGCGAGCAACCTGCGCACCTCACAAGATGCTACAACTGACACATTTGCAAATATCAAAAAAATCCATGATTTTCAGAGAGTTAAGAAAATATCGTTGCTGAAAAAGGCAATTGTTTACTCTTGGTGGTAGCGAAGGCTTACACCACGAGTAAGCGATCTCTTACACGCCAAGCAACAGCGCTAGCAGGTTGAACAATTTCCCAGGCAAAAAAATGCCCCGAGGTCATCGGGGCATTCTGTTTGCGCGCAGCAGCTTATTGGAACAGCGACTCGCTGGACAGGCCGTTCTTTTCCAGGATCTCACGCAGACGCTTGAGCCCCTCCACCTGGATCTGCCGTACACGCTCACGGGTGAGGCCAATCTCCAGGCCAACATCCTCAAGCGTACTGCTCTCATGGCCACGCAGACCGAAACGGCGAATCACCACCTCCCGCTGCTTGTCGGTCAGCTCGCCCAACCATTGGTCGATGCTCTGCGACAGGTCGTCGTCCTGCAGCAACTCACACGGATCGGTGGGGCGGTCATCGGTAAGGGTGTCGAGCAGCGTCTTGTCCGAATCCGGGCCCAAGGACACGTCGACCGAGGAGACACGCTCGTTGAGCCCAAGCATGCGCTTGACCTCAGCCACTGGTTTCTCCAGCAGCCCGGCAATTTCTTCGGGGGACGGCTCATGGTCGAGCTTCTGGGTGAGCTCGCGCGCAGCGCGCAGGTAGACGTTGAGCTCCTTGACCACGTGGATCGGCAGGCGAATGGTGCGGGTCTGGTTCATGATCGCCCGTTCGATGGTCTGGCGGATCCACCAGGTCGCGTAGGTCGAGAAACGGAAGCCGCGCTCCGGATCGAACTTCTCCACGGCGCGGATCAACCCCAGGTTGCCCTCCTCGATCAAGTCGAGCAGCGACAGGCCGCGATTGACGTAGCGGCGGGCAATCTTAACGACCAAACGCAGGTTGCTTTCGATCATGCGTTTGCGGCCGGCCGGGTCGCCCTTCTGCGACAGGCGCGCGAAGTGCACTTCCTCTTCCGGGGAGAGCAATGGCGAGAAACCGATTTCGTTGAGGTACAGCTGCGTGGCGTCGAGCGCACGGCTGTAATCGATGTACTTGTGCTGCTTGAGCGATGAGCCCGTTTTGGCCCTGGTCCGAACCGAAGGTACAGCAGGTTCGTCTGACACCACATCCGTTTCCAAAACGATACCTGTCTCCATCAAGAGGAGGTCATCGTCGATGTCAAACTCCGGCACTTCTTTGCTGAGAGCCATTGTTATAGTCCTTTGCTGAGTTCGAACCTCAGACTCTAGCGGCGCCTGATTCCCTGGCAGCGCTAAAGCCTGTCCCCTTTACGTCTTCAGGAACAGGCTGGTGCAACAATCAACGGCGTGGCAGGAACTGGAGTGGGTCGACGGGTTTGCCCTGGCGGCGAATCTCGAAATGCAGCTTCACCCGATCAGTGCCCGTAGACCCCATTTCTGCGATCGTCTGCCCTGCCTTGACCTGCTGCCCCTCCCGAACCATGAGCCTGCGGTTGTGGCCGTAGGCACTGACGTAGGTATCATTGTGCTTGATGATGATGAGTTCGCCGTAGCCCCGCAAGCCACTCCCGGCGTAAACCACCGCACCATCAGATGCAGCAAAAACAGGCTGTCCCAAATCTCCGGCGATATCAATGCCTTTATTCAAACTACCGTTTGAAGCGAATTTTCCAATCAGCACGCCGTTCGCCGGCCAAGTCCAGCCCCCCACCGCACGCTCTGCGGCCGGCACCTGGGTGACGGTCGGAGCGGCTGTGGCAGGGGAAGCTGTTGCCGGCTTGTCGCTATTTGTTACTGGCGGGGTCTGCGTACCAACCGGACGGCGAATGACCGTGGTCCTGCTCGACGACGAGGGACCGGACGATACGACGGTGGTGGAGCCTCCAGCGCCGCTGCTGAAACGAATCGGCTGGCCAGGACGGATGGTGTAGGGCGCCGAGATGCCATTGCGCGCGGCCAGCTCCTTGTAGTCCCAGCCGTAGCGGAAGGCGATGGAGAACAGGGTATCGCCAGGTTTGACCACATACTGCCCCGAGGTCACGGTCGGACGCTTGGGTGCCGCGTTGTTGCGATCGACCACCCGAGCGCCACTGGAGCCGGTGCTGGAGCATCCCGCCAGCAAGGTTCCCATGGCCAGCGCAATCACCAGAAGCTTGAAAACCGACCGATCCTTGCGCTGCCGAATGATTGTGTGACCCACCCGCGCTCCCCTCATGGTGCCGAAAACTGGATATGACGATATGCAATATTGTTTCAATTATAACCGAGCCCGACCCGCTTGGGTGGCCCGTACGGGCGCTGTCATTCTGGCGGGGTTTGCCTCACCCCGCCAGATAGACAAGCCCGCGGCGCAAGAATTCGTTACAACCGCACATATTCCGTCGGCCGTCAGGCCAGTGGCCCGTTGAGAAGCGGCACGAAGCGTACGGCGCCCAGCACCCGGCGCGAGAAGCCCTGCTCCTCACGAACGATCAGCAACAGTTGCTGTGCTTCGCCCGCCGCCCCTACCGGAATCACCATGCGTCCGCCGGGTGCCAACTGATCGAGCAAGGCCTGGGGGACTTCCGGCGCCACCGCGGTGACGATGATGGCGTTGTAAGGCGCCAGCGCCGGCCAGCCTTCGCAGCCGTCGCCCCAACGAAACACCACGTTACGCAGGTTGAGCTCAACCAGACGCTCCTTGGCACGATCCTGCAGCACCTTGATCCGCTCGACCGAAAACACACGCTCGACCAGCTGCGCCAGGATGGCCGTCTGGTAACCAGAACCGGTGCCGATCTCCAGCACCTTGTCCAGCGGGCCGGCCTCCAGCAGCAGTTCGCTCATGTGCGCAACCATGAATGGCTGGGAAATCGTCTGGTTATGGCCGATCGGCAGCGCAGTATCTTCATACGCCCGATGGGCCAAGGCTTCATCGACGAACAGGTGGCGAGGGGTGCGGCGAATGGTCTCGAGCACCTTGGTGTTCGACACGCCCTCTTCATACAAGCGTTGAATCAGGCGCTCCCGGGTACGCTGGGAGGTCATGCCAATGCCGCCACGGCGCTGCAGATCATCCTGTTCGCGCATCAAAGCAGCCCCTCCAGCCAGCCATCGAGGCGCTCGAAGGCATCGTTGAAGGTGCGATCCAGTTGCAGCGGCGTGATCGATACATAGCCTTGCATCACTGCATGGAAGTCAGTGCCTGGGCCGCCGTCCTCGGCGTCACCGGCCACGGCGATCCAGTACCCTTCCTTGCCACGCGGATTGACGACCTTGGTCGGTGCGGCCGCACGTGCCCGATGCCCCAGACGGGTGAGGCGTATCCCGCGGATATGCTCCAGCGGCAGGTTGGGGATGTTGACGTTGAGCACGGTACGCGCCGGCAGTTCCAGGCGCGACTGCGCCTCGACCAGGCGCCGGGCGATATGGGCGGCGGTGGGCAGGTTGTCCGGCAGGCGCGACAGCAACGAGAACGCCAGCGAAGTGCCGCCGAGAAAGCGGCCCTCCAATGCAGCGGCGACCGTGCCGGAGTACAGCACGTCGTCGCCCAGGTTGGCGCCCAGGTTGATACCGGAGACGACCATGTCTGGCGTTTCCGGCAACAGGCCATTGAGCCCCAGGTGCACGCAATCTGTAGGCGTGCCGTTGAGGCTGATGAAACCGTTGGCCAACACCTGTGGGTGCAGTGGCCGGTCGAGCGTCAGCGAACTGCTGGCGCCGCTTTTGTCTTGATCCGGGGCGATCACCACGCACTCGGCGTAGTCCTGCAGCGCACCGTGAAGCGCAGCGAGGCCGGGGGCGGTAACACCGTCGTCGTTGGAAATCAGAATACGCATGGGCTTTCCGTCTGCCCTGCCGGCACCAGATCCACAAGTTCGCGCACCACCACGGTGGCGAAGCATCCGGCCGGAAGGACGAATTCCAGTTGCAGGATATCAGGCTCGGGATAATGCCACGTCAGCCGCCCAATAGGGAGCCGCAGGATGCGCCGTTCGTGATCCAGTCCTGCCCTGCCCAGCCATTTGCAGAGTGCCGGATGGCGCTCACCGACTGCCGTTTCCAGCGCCGCGGTCCCGCCCGCGCTTGACGGAAGACCCGCGCCCCACAGGGGTCCGGTGGGATGAAGGTCGAGAATTGCCAGCCGAGGATCGGAGCATTCCTGCTCGCCAGCCGGAAAAAAGCTACGGCTATCCGTGAAGGCCAGAAGATCGCCAACCTGCGCCTGGTTCCAGCTTCCGTCCGCCACTCGCGCCGCCAGAACCTGATTGAACAGGTAGCTGCGTCCCGCAGACAGCAGCCGCGAACGCACATTGCGCTGCTCCGGCAGCGCCTCTCGAGACGCCCAGTCGAGTGCATCGTGGACGTTTCCGCCGGCATGACCGAAGCGCTGGGTACCGAAATAGTTCGGTACGCCTTGCACCTTGAGCTGTTCCAGACGTGCATCCAGCGCCTGGTGATCGGCGCTCAGTGCCGTCAGTCGCAGGGTGAAACCATTGGCCGAGTGCGCGCCGCGCTGGAGTTTGCGCTGGTGACGCACCTGTTTGAGCACGCGCAGGCTGTCGTCTTCGGCACGGGACAGGTCAGGATCGGCCTTGCCCGGCAGATGCAGACTGAACCACTGCCGGGTCAACGCCTGACGGTCCTTCAGGCCGGCATAACTGATGGCACGAACCGGCACACCGGCCGCGCGCGCCAGGCGTCGGGCCGCTTCCTCGGTGTTCAGGTCGCGCTTCTCGACCCACAGCCACAGGTGCTCGCCTTGACCGGACAGTGGGATGTCGAGCACTTCATCGACCTGAAAATCATCGGCGACCGCCTTGAGCACGGCGCGGCCAAGGGCCTCGCCGCTGGCGCGCGGGCCCAGCAGTTCCAGTTCGGTCATGCTGGCAGCAACAGGGCGACCGCATGCACGGCGATGCCCTCCTCACGGCCAGTGAAGCCGAGCTTTTCCTCGGTGGTCGCCTTGACGTTGACCTGGTCGAGCTCGACCTGCAGGTCCTCGGCGATGAAGCGGCGCATGGTGTCGATGTGCGGCGCCATCTTCGGCGCCTGGGCGACGATGGTGGCGTCGACGTTGCCCACCTTCCAGCCCTTGGCCTGCACGACGGCCACCACATGACGCAGCAGCACGCGGCTGTCAGCGCCCTTGAACTGTGGGTCGGTGTCAGGAAAATGCTTGCCGATGTCACCCAGCGCTGCAGCGCCAAGCAAGGCATCGCTCAGGGCGTGCAGCAGCACATCACCATCGGAATGGGCCAGCAGGCCGTATTTGTGGGGAATACGCACCCCGCCCAAGGTAATGAAATCACCGTCAGCAAAACGGTGCACATCGTAGCCGTGGCCAATACGCATAGAAAAACGCCCTGATTGAGTCAGGGCGTGATTCTACCTGCTTTGGCCGCTATTGGGGCCGCTGCTGCAACACTACACCCGCCCAAGTGCGACGGCGTGATGACGCAGGTGCTCATCGATGAAGCTGGCAATGAAGTAGTAGCTGTGGTCATACCCCGGCTGCAGCCTCAGGGTCAGTTCATGCCCCGCTTTACGCGCCGCCTGCTCCAACGTTCCAGGCTTGAGCTGCTTGTCGAGGAAATCATCGCGATCGCCCTGGTCGACCAGCAACGGCGGACACTGGCCAGCCGGGGTTTCGGCCAGCAGCACGCTGGCATCCCATTCACGCCAGCGCGCGCGGTCTTCACCCAGGTAGCGCGAGAAGGCTTTTTCGCCCCACGGGCAATCCATCGGGTTGCTGATCGGCGAGAACGCCGACACCGATCGGTAGCGCCCCGGGTTGCGCAGGGCGCAGACCAGCGCCCCATGCCCGCCCATCGAATGACCACTGATACTGCGCTGATCGGACGCAGGGAAATGCGCCTCGATCAACGCCGGCAGCTCCTGCACCACGTAATCGTGCATGCGGTAATGCTGGGCCCAGGGCTGCTGGGTGGCATTGAGGTAGAAGCCGGCGCCGAGCCCGAAATCCCAGGCCCCCTCCGGATCGCCGGGCACCTGCTCGCCACGCGGGCTGGTGTCGGGCGCAA
The Pseudomonas putida genome window above contains:
- the rpoS gene encoding RNA polymerase sigma factor RpoS, whose translation is MALSKEVPEFDIDDDLLLMETGIVLETDVVSDEPAVPSVRTRAKTGSSLKQHKYIDYSRALDATQLYLNEIGFSPLLSPEEEVHFARLSQKGDPAGRKRMIESNLRLVVKIARRYVNRGLSLLDLIEEGNLGLIRAVEKFDPERGFRFSTYATWWIRQTIERAIMNQTRTIRLPIHVVKELNVYLRAARELTQKLDHEPSPEEIAGLLEKPVAEVKRMLGLNERVSSVDVSLGPDSDKTLLDTLTDDRPTDPCELLQDDDLSQSIDQWLGELTDKQREVVIRRFGLRGHESSTLEDVGLEIGLTRERVRQIQVEGLKRLREILEKNGLSSESLFQ
- a CDS encoding peptidoglycan DD-metalloendopeptidase family protein; the protein is MGHTIIRQRKDRSVFKLLVIALAMGTLLAGCSSTGSSGARVVDRNNAAPKRPTVTSGQYVVKPGDTLFSIAFRYGWDYKELAARNGISAPYTIRPGQPIRFSSGAGGSTTVVSSGPSSSSRTTVIRRPVGTQTPPVTNSDKPATASPATAAPTVTQVPAAERAVGGWTWPANGVLIGKFASNGSLNKGIDIAGDLGQPVFAASDGAVVYAGSGLRGYGELIIIKHNDTYVSAYGHNRRLMVREGQQVKAGQTIAEMGSTGTDRVKLHFEIRRQGKPVDPLQFLPRR
- a CDS encoding protein-L-isoaspartate(D-aspartate) O-methyltransferase; protein product: MTSQRTRERLIQRLYEEGVSNTKVLETIRRTPRHLFVDEALAHRAYEDTALPIGHNQTISQPFMVAHMSELLLEAGPLDKVLEIGTGSGYQTAILAQLVERVFSVERIKVLQDRAKERLVELNLRNVVFRWGDGCEGWPALAPYNAIIVTAVAPEVPQALLDQLAPGGRMVIPVGAAGEAQQLLLIVREEQGFSRRVLGAVRFVPLLNGPLA
- the surE gene encoding 5'/3'-nucleotidase SurE; amino-acid sequence: MRILISNDDGVTAPGLAALHGALQDYAECVVIAPDQDKSGASSSLTLDRPLHPQVLANGFISLNGTPTDCVHLGLNGLLPETPDMVVSGINLGANLGDDVLYSGTVAAALEGRFLGGTSLAFSLLSRLPDNLPTAAHIARRLVEAQSRLELPARTVLNVNIPNLPLEHIRGIRLTRLGHRARAAAPTKVVNPRGKEGYWIAVAGDAEDGGPGTDFHAVMQGYVSITPLQLDRTFNDAFERLDGWLEGLL
- the truD gene encoding tRNA pseudouridine(13) synthase TruD; the protein is MTELELLGPRASGEALGRAVLKAVADDFQVDEVLDIPLSGQGEHLWLWVEKRDLNTEEAARRLARAAGVPVRAISYAGLKDRQALTRQWFSLHLPGKADPDLSRAEDDSLRVLKQVRHQRKLQRGAHSANGFTLRLTALSADHQALDARLEQLKVQGVPNYFGTQRFGHAGGNVHDALDWASREALPEQRNVRSRLLSAGRSYLFNQVLAARVADGSWNQAQVGDLLAFTDSRSFFPAGEQECSDPRLAILDLHPTGPLWGAGLPSSAGGTAALETAVGERHPALCKWLGRAGLDHERRILRLPIGRLTWHYPEPDILQLEFVLPAGCFATVVVRELVDLVPAGQTESPCVF
- the ispF gene encoding 2-C-methyl-D-erythritol 2,4-cyclodiphosphate synthase, translating into MRIGHGYDVHRFADGDFITLGGVRIPHKYGLLAHSDGDVLLHALSDALLGAAALGDIGKHFPDTDPQFKGADSRVLLRHVVAVVQAKGWKVGNVDATIVAQAPKMAPHIDTMRRFIAEDLQVELDQVNVKATTEEKLGFTGREEGIAVHAVALLLPA
- the fghA gene encoding S-formylglutathione hydrolase; protein product: MSLDNISCQKSFGGWHKRYKHHSKVLGCDMVFAVYLPPQAEQGEKLPVLYWLSGLTCTDENFMQKAGAQRLAAELGLIIVAPDTSPRGEQVPGDPEGAWDFGLGAGFYLNATQQPWAQHYRMHDYVVQELPALIEAHFPASDQRSISGHSMGGHGALVCALRNPGRYRSVSAFSPISNPMDCPWGEKAFSRYLGEDRARWREWDASVLLAETPAGQCPPLLVDQGDRDDFLDKQLKPGTLEQAARKAGHELTLRLQPGYDHSYYFIASFIDEHLRHHAVALGRV